From a region of the Alnus glutinosa chromosome 1, dhAlnGlut1.1, whole genome shotgun sequence genome:
- the LOC133867979 gene encoding vacuolar protein sorting-associated protein 25-like isoform X1, with translation MQKLGDFKLPHFFNYPPYFTLQPVRDTREKQVQLWKELILDYCRTQKIFVIGLQEDFPLFSNPVIERSLSHEAREAFISSLVSEAGRAEWLDKGHKKCLILWHRIQDWADIILRFVKDNGLEDSVITVEEMRSGIECRGTELHGIDRTILMRALRLLEQKGKLATFKGTSADDEGIKFSM, from the exons ATGCAGAAATTGGGTGATTTCAAGCTACCCCACTTCTTCAATTACCCACCGTACTTCAC TTTGCAGCCAGTAAGGGACACCCGTGAGAAGCAGGTACAACTTTGGAAGGAACTCATTCTTGATTACTGTAGAAcacaaaaaatatttgtgattggACTACAAGAAGATTTTCCATTATTTTCAAATCCTGTGATTGAAA GATCTCTTAGTCATGAAGCCAGGGAAGCATTCATCTCATCATTAGTTTCAGAAG CAGGACGTGCAGAATGGTTGGATAAAGGACATAAGAAATGTCTAATTCTCTGGCACCGCATTCAGGATTGGGCTGACATTATTTTACGCTTT GTTAAAGATAATGGGTTAGAGGACAGTGTTATAACAGTAGAGGAAATGCGTTCAGGGATTGAATGTCGAGGAACAG AGCTTCATGGGATTGACCGTACAATACTGATGCGAGCTTTGAGACTACTAGAACAAAAGGGGAAGCTTGCTACATTCAAGGGAACTTCGGCTGATGATGAGGGCATAAAATTCTCCATGTAA
- the LOC133867979 gene encoding vacuolar protein sorting-associated protein 25-like isoform X2 → MQKLGDFKLPHFFNYPPYFTLQPVRDTREKQVQLWKELILDYCRTQKIFVIGLQEDFPLFSNPVIERSLSHEAREAFISSLVSEGRAEWLDKGHKKCLILWHRIQDWADIILRFVKDNGLEDSVITVEEMRSGIECRGTELHGIDRTILMRALRLLEQKGKLATFKGTSADDEGIKFSM, encoded by the exons ATGCAGAAATTGGGTGATTTCAAGCTACCCCACTTCTTCAATTACCCACCGTACTTCAC TTTGCAGCCAGTAAGGGACACCCGTGAGAAGCAGGTACAACTTTGGAAGGAACTCATTCTTGATTACTGTAGAAcacaaaaaatatttgtgattggACTACAAGAAGATTTTCCATTATTTTCAAATCCTGTGATTGAAA GATCTCTTAGTCATGAAGCCAGGGAAGCATTCATCTCATCATTAGTTTCAGAAG GACGTGCAGAATGGTTGGATAAAGGACATAAGAAATGTCTAATTCTCTGGCACCGCATTCAGGATTGGGCTGACATTATTTTACGCTTT GTTAAAGATAATGGGTTAGAGGACAGTGTTATAACAGTAGAGGAAATGCGTTCAGGGATTGAATGTCGAGGAACAG AGCTTCATGGGATTGACCGTACAATACTGATGCGAGCTTTGAGACTACTAGAACAAAAGGGGAAGCTTGCTACATTCAAGGGAACTTCGGCTGATGATGAGGGCATAAAATTCTCCATGTAA
- the LOC133868012 gene encoding 2-oxoadipate dioxygenase/decarboxylase, chloroplastic: MRTSTMFSLCYSTTFKATSHSSAFPSSLHSLTSAFFPLQPKSRNFVSLKESSFPGNSIPTKRRSLCVVSGSKSDDGFHESSFEGAESFFRSVMASMETVYLNRNPTAKAILELVQSVDGEQICYDHLAFRTFGVNGYGIDSMAKFFLDFGYTPREELRFPAKKLKALWFSPPSVPLLDGDSGVNGPLPRVFISELLVDQMSAQTQDIIRKYTEISGGANKHAALASAIGSLTWGKPLYSEFQQLARESEYAAWTLVNGYALNHATISTHRLKSHLRNIKSLNQFIEDNGFKLNSQGGVLKVSPDGLLLQSSTVADSVSFQFSDGVTESVPCSYIEFAERLVLPQYKNISEGEVKEFHRRDGFEVGNADKIFESTSMEQLTRKAA, encoded by the exons ATGAGAACTTCCACCATGTTCTCGTTGTGCTACTCAACAACGTTCAAAGCCACCTCTCACTCATCGGCTTTCCCATCATCGCTTCATTCTCTCACCTCCGCTTTCTTCCCTCTACAACCCAAATCCCGCAACTTCGTTTCCCTCAAGGAATCATCATTCCCCGGGAATTCAATCCCCACCAAGCGACGAAGTCTCTGCGTGGTTTCCGGCTCTAAATCGGACGATGGGTTCCATGAATCTTCCTTTGAG GGAGCTGAATCATTCTTTAGGAGCGTGATGGCAAGCATGGAAACGGTGTACTTAAACAGAAACCCCACAGCAAAAGCAATCTTGGAGCTTGTTCAGTCTGTGGACGGTGAACAAATTTGCTATGATCATCTTGCATTTAGGACATTTGGG GTGAACGGTTATGGTATTGACTCGATGGCTAAATTTTTCCTTGATTTTGGCTATACACCACGGGAGGAGTTGAGGTTTCCTGCTAAGAAATTGAAAGCATTGTGGTTTTCTCCTCCTAGTGTTCCCCTTCTTGATGGTGATAGCGGTGTCAATGGGCCTTTGCCAAGAGTTTTTATCTCAGAGCTTCTTGTAGATCAGATGAGTGCACAAACTCAG GATATAATTAGGAAATACACTGAAATATCTGGTGGTGCAAATAAGCATGCAGCTCTTGCAAGCGCAATCGGATCTCTAACATGGGGAAAACCCCTATATTCTGAATTCCAACAATTGGCAAG GGAAAGTGAATATGCTGCATGGACCCTTGTCAATGGGTACGCACTGAACCATGCTACTATTTCCACTCATCGACTAAAGTCTCACTTGAGAAATATCAAAAGTCTAAATCAGTTTATTGAAGACAATGGATTCAAGTTGAATTCCCAAGGGGGAGTTCTGAAAG TGAGCCCCGATGGCCTTCTGCTGCAAAGTTCAACCGTAGCAGATTCAGTTTCTTTCCAATTTTCTGACGGTGTCACTGAATCAGTTCCCTGTTCATACATTGAGTTTGCTGAACGCCTGGTGCTACCTCAGTATAAAAATATATCTGAGGGAGAG GTTAAAGAGTTCCACAGGCGAGATGGATTCGAGGTTGGCAATGCTGACAAGATCTTTGAGAGCACATCCATGGAGCAGCTGACCAGGAAAGCTGCATGA